One window from the genome of Parasteatoda tepidariorum isolate YZ-2023 chromosome 8, CAS_Ptep_4.0, whole genome shotgun sequence encodes:
- the LOC107439940 gene encoding zinc finger protein 28-like (The sequence of the model RefSeq protein was modified relative to this genomic sequence to represent the inferred CDS: added 101 bases not found in genome assembly): MSSCTQKNSFNLLSAVHSEDKAHLCNMCGKTFTFQAQLNKHSLLHRKEKPYSCKVCDKSFSLKSSLNQHHVVHQEKSYSCTTCGISFARKINLNQHLLVHTGEKPYSCSECDRSFSLKANLNQHFLLHIGVKPFSCNVCKKSFSLNSNLKKHLVVHTAEKPYSCSSCDKKYKLKTQLQQHYLVHTLEKPHSCSVCDKAFAIKAHLNRHYIIHTGEKPYSCSVCDKTFARKTHLDRHKTVHTGEKLYSCIECDKTFSQKVHLNRHCVVHTGEKLYSCSICNKSFSRKATLNRHHVVHTGEKPYSCDVCDEKFTWKGQLNTHYLVHAEEKPLS, encoded by the coding sequence CCAAGCTCAATTAAACAAGCACTCTCTTCTCCATCGTAAAGAGAAGCCTTATTCATGCAAAGTATGCGATAAATCTTTCTCtttaaaatcttctttaaatCAGCACCATGTTGTTCATCAAGAGAAGTCTTATTCATGCACTACATGTGGCATATCATTTGCGAGgaagattaatttaaatcagcATCTTCtagttcatactggtgagaagccttattcctGCTCCGAATGTGATAGGTCTTTCTCATTAAAAGCTAActtaaatcaacattttttacttcatattgGGGTGAAGCCTTTTTCATGCAATGTATGTAAAAAGTCTTTCTCAttgaattctaatttaaaaaagcatcttGTTGTTCATACTGCAGAGAAGCCTTATTCCTGCAGTTcatgtgataaaaaatataaattgaaaactcAATTACAACAGCATTATCTCGTTCATACCCTAGAAAAGCCTCATTCCTGCAGTGTATGTGATAAAGCATTTGCAATCAAAGCTCATTTAAATCGGCACTATATtattcatactggtgaaaaaccttattcaTGCAGTGTATGTGATAAAACATTTGCACGTAAAACTCATTTAGATCGACACAAAActgttcatactggtgaaaaactTTATTCATGCATTGAAtgtgataaaacattttcacaGAAAGTTCATTTAAATCGGCACTGTgttgttcatactggtgagaagctTTATTCATGCAGCATATGTAATAAGTCTTTCTCACGAAAAGCTACTTTAAATCGTCATCATGTTGTTCATACTGGAGAAAAGCCTTATTCATGCGATGTGTGTGATGAAAAATTTACATGGAAAGGTCAATTGAATACTCATTATCTAGTTCATGCAGAAGAGAAGCCTTTATCATGA